CAGATTTTTTCATTTACTCATTATGTTTATGAGAAAGttagaaaataaatttttaattaaatattttaaaaatatttttattatttaatttgacaattcagatttttttatttACTCATTATGTTTATGAGAAAGTTAGACAGATACTCattatttataaataattttaaaaatttaacttaTATTGCCCAAAAAAATTGATTACCCATCGTGACTCTAATTTTTATTAGACATATACAGATACTTTTAAATTTCCATATATCCATGGCATAAACGCAACCAACAAAAGAAATCATTAACGATGActttacatacatacatacatatatacatacatacatacatacaataGTTCAATCCATTCAAACGAAGGATAAACATACATGTAAGGTTGGACTTTGAAAACATACTTCCTTATTCTATTCTTCACCCAAGTTCACacgtattatttaatttatataaaaactTAACTACTTCCAAAACAGTCCCGAAAATCTACCCCTTATTAAATTCCAACCATGCATATAACGTGTTTCTAATTTTCTTTTAGTAATTATTATGCCTTGAGAAGATGAGCATCCATCTCTTTAGTAGATTTGTCAAAGAGTTCCATGTAACCATAAGGAGCTTCGACATTATCATTAATTTTCTCATATTCAAGTGTCCATTTAACTGAAACACTTCCATTGCTGTTATCAATCTCTTGAATGGTGAGCTTCAAGACTTTATACTGTTGACTTATGTCTCCGTTAAAGAGATTAAATTTGATTGTCTTGTTCTTCTCATCAACAGATTCAATTGTCTCCTTGCATGTCGTTACTTTACCATCTATTGCTTGAcaataatcaaaattaaaaaaaattaaaaaaaaggagaaaaaaaagaaaattaagaaaacCTGAGAATAATTATGTCAATTTAGTTAACATAATTACATACAAATTATGCTAGACCTTTTGGTTGTcttaaaattttgtcttttgtctTGCTGGAAACAAAatctattttttgtttatatttttaggaactacaaaaaatacaaaaattttgtcaATTTATGTATATACTTATAGCTCTCTTCTAATAATCTCACTCATAATAGGATTTTTAAACAAAATTCATATAATTCTCACTAATATTATTTCGTAGTAAGAACTTTTTGTTGTAAATGGAGGGaaactaattaaatttaataaaattttaaagaaaaaaaaatgttagaGATATAATGATTCATATGTCTTCGtctcaaattaaatttttgagaAAAATGGTATTACGACATAATATCAAAGTTTCTAAAATCGAAAAGTTTAAAATTTGATTCATGTTGAATTTTAATGAAAAAAGTTTTAGCGTAAGATAAATAACAGAGAAAAAAATCatacaaaaaatttatataaactcAAAAAATATCTCTTATATGAAGAgatgtattaaaaatataattatttatgtaatttttacTATATATAAATTTAAGTTTTTTAAGAAAAATGATATCATGTCAAATAAAATTTAACGAgatgctttcttttaatttacaAATTAATCCAATTAAAATTAAGCTTGATTACCTATAACATAAGTCCAGTGTTTAACCGAACCGCCGATGCTGTGCCAGTCCTCA
The DNA window shown above is from Arachis ipaensis cultivar K30076 chromosome B08, Araip1.1, whole genome shotgun sequence and carries:
- the LOC107613808 gene encoding MLP-like protein 34, whose amino-acid sequence is MALSGKLSTEIVIHAPAGKFFNLVSKSLHHVQNICERVHHTKLHQGEDWHSIGGSVKHWTYVIDGKVTTCKETIESVDEKNKTIKFNLFNGDISQQYKVLKLTIQEIDNSNGSVSVKWTLEYEKINDNVEAPYGYMELFDKSTKEMDAHLLKA